From the genome of Vicia villosa cultivar HV-30 ecotype Madison, WI linkage group LG2, Vvil1.0, whole genome shotgun sequence, one region includes:
- the LOC131647208 gene encoding pentatricopeptide repeat-containing protein At5g40400-like, protein MIPRPSNSISSLSHLIFTKNSSFFYSSSSSSLITLHDSESKPISSPFYNLLPPTQNPNNIVNLISSLLKQKSFHLSLFQNEIKEILPHLGSHEISRVLLRCQSDHSSALTFFNWVKNDLSITHSVQNYCIIVHILAWSQVFPQAMKLLSELIQLNVPDEDIYKSLIGCTEDCNWNPVIFDMLIKAYVKLGMVEKGLETFRNNVEACFVPNVVACNCLLNGLVKFNYIDECWEVYEEMGRLGLHRNVYTFNIMTHVLCRDGDTDKVNGFLEKMEEEGFEPDLVTYNTLINGYCRKRRLEDAFYLYKIMCIRGVVPNLISYSALMNGLCKEGKIKEAHQLFNQMVQKGIDPDIVSYNTLVSGYCKEGKMQMCRSLLHEMIGIGIRPDSVTCRIVFQGYAKEGKLLSALNLVAELQRFGVTIPENLYDYLLVALCKEGRPFAARSFLIRISQDGYVPEMSTYIKLVESLCIFNNVDEALNLKSEMTKKSMKLNLTNYKAIISCLCRVKRTSEAQGLLKEMVSLGILPDLEIKRALINGYCEENDVEKAVSLLKFFAEEFQVYDTVSYNAIVKVFCEGGNVAELMELQDKLVKIGFVPNSLTCKYVIRGLQKDMELDDDKLDHNMLEV, encoded by the coding sequence atgaTTCCTCGACCCTCAAATTCAATTTCTTCCCTTTCTCACTTAATTTTCACTAAAAActcttctttcttttattcttcttcttcctcttctctaatCACTCTCCATGATTCCGAGTCTAAACCAATTTCAAGTCCTTTTTACAATCTTCTTCCACCGACCCAAAACCCTAACAACATTGTAAACCTCATTTCTTCACTCCTCAAACAGAAAAGTTTCCATCTTTCCCTTTTTCAGAACGAAATCAAAGAGATTCTTCCTCACCTGGGTTCCCATGAAATTTCTAGGGTTTTGCTTAGATGCCAATCTGATCACTCTTCAGCACTCACATTTTTCAATTGGGTTAAAAACGATTTGAGTATCACACATAGTGTTCAAAATTATTGCATAATTGTTCACATACTTGCTTGGTCTCAAGTTTTCCCTCAAGCTATGAAATTGTTGTCTGAATTGATACAATTGAATGTTCCTGATGAGGATATTTATAAGAGTTTGATTGGTTGTACTGAGGATTGTAATTGGAATCCTGTGATATTTGATATGCTTATTAAGGCTTATGTGAAGTTAGGTATGGTTGAGAAGGGTTTGGAAACTTTTAGGAACAATGTTGAGGCTTGTTTTGTTCCGAATGTTGTTGCTTGTAATTGTTTGTTGAATGGTTTGGTGAAGTTTAATTATATTGATGAATGTTGGGAAGTGTATGAAGAAATGGGAAGACTTGGATTGCATAGGAATGTTTATACTTTCAATATTATGACGCATGTTTTGTGTCGAGATGGAGATACGGATAAAGTGAATGGATTCCTTGAGAAGATGGAGGAGGAAGGATTTGAGCCGGATTTGGTTACGTATAACACACTCATTAATGGCTATTGTAGGAAAAGAAGGTTGGAGGATGCTTTTTATCTTTACAAGATCATGTGCATTAGAGGTGTGGTTCCTAATTTGATTTCGTATAGTGCGTTGATGAACGGTCTTTGTAAAGAAGGGAAGATCAAGGAGGCTCATCAGCTTTTTAATCAGATGGTTCAGAAAGGAATTGATCCGGACATTGTGTCGTATAATACTCTTGTATCCGGTTATTGCAAAGAAGGTAAGATGCAAATGTGTAGATCACTATTGCACGAAATGATAGGAATCGGGATTCGTCCCGACAGTGTCACGTGTAGGATTGTCTTTCAAGGATATGCAAAGGAGGGGAAGCTTTTGTCGGCGTTGAATTTGGTTGCAGAACTTCAGAGGTTTGGAGTTACAATTCCTGAAAATTTATATGATTATCTCTTAGTTGCATTGTGTAAAGAAGGCCGACCATTTGCGGCTCGAAGTTTTCTGATAAGGATATCTCAAGACGGTTATGTGCCCGAAATGAGTACTTACATTAAACTTGTAGAGTCTCTATGTATTTTCAATAATGTGGACGAAGCGCTGAATTTGAAATCCGAGATGACAAAAAAGAGTATGAAACTGAATCTCACTAACTATAAAGCTATCATAAGCTGCTTGTGTAGAGTAAAAAGGACTTCAGAAGCTCAAGGCTTGTTGAAAGAAATGGTTAGTTTAGGTATTTTACCCGATTTAGAAATAAAGAGAGCATTAATAAATGGTTATTGTGAAGAAAATGATGTTGAAAAAGCTGTGTCGTTGTTGAAATTTTTTGCCGAGGAGTTTCAAGTTTATGATACCGTTAGCTACAATGCGATTGTTAAAGTTTTTTGTGAGGGTGGTAATGTGGCTGAGTTGATGGAACTTCAAGATAAGCTTGTCAAGATAGGTTTTGTTCCAAATAGTTTAACATGCAAGTATGTTATCCGAGGATTGCAGAAAGATATGGAACTCGACGACGATAAATTGGACCACAACATGCTTGAAGTCTAA
- the LOC131650442 gene encoding uncharacterized protein LOC131650442: MSYQKLDPESFVDDCYSRETYTKCYSYSVSPTNGMDMWPTVDNEDMLPPSYKKGPGRPRKLRIREHDENGSRMRRPGVNYRCTRCDSIGHNSRKCKAEVQNPAALKRKRKAPRKAASSSNVGDTETVEDYFEGEIDATIEAMVASVEADLATQASQIVNPSPINKSPSKNKTKNKKVGSKKK, encoded by the exons ATGAGTTATCAAAAGTTGGATCCAGAATCATTTGTGGATGATTGCTATAGTAGGGAAACATACACTAAATGTTACTCATATAGTGTGAGTCCCACTAATGGCATGGATATGTGGCCTACTGTTGATAATGAGGATATGCTTCCACCTTCATACAAGAAAGGTCCAGGTAGACCCAGAAAACTTAGGATTAGAGAGCATGATGAAAATGGATCTAGAATGAGAAGGCCAGGTGTTAATTATAGGTGCACCAGATGTGACAGCATTGGACATAACTCCAGGAAATGTAAAGCTGAAGTTCAGAATCCTGCAGCTTTAAAGAGAAAG AGAAAGGCACCAAGGAAAGCTGCTTCATCAAGCAATGTGGGTGACACAGAGACAGTAGAGGATTACTTTGAGGGGGAAATTGATGCAACAATTGAAGCAATGGTGGCATCAGTTGAAGCTGACTTAGCAACTCAAGCATCACAGATAGTGAATCCAAGTCCTATCAACAAGTCTCCATCCAAGAACAAGACAAAGAACAAGAAAGTTGGCTCTAAGAAGAAATGA
- the LOC131652711 gene encoding zinc finger CCCH domain-containing protein 41-like: MELKASSPKPESVAPSDCASDPEEKEVSDDDDDDRNHKHRRKEGHSQSLERDVFDPAINRPFRKRNKNFGNRHPFRDNESMAFETLKSYSDATTDKDFYSKFERRRPGMTSIPRTPFDMNQRLRPNQSFAGDPGAGRGRGRESGFWNHRESRFSSIDVASQMVQQGSFPPALYTGRGLPNISNAQNASWNTFGLIPAVPNGGLDMLHPMGLQGALRPPINSSLNANIPRQRCRDFEERGFCLRGDMCPMEHGVNRIVIEDVQSLSQFNLPVSLSSAHLIGAPAGAGSLHSVNASTASMNSKCKPGIISKSAVNDVGLPMDGEYPGPGCTSGADLYDPDQPLWNDRGLESSNALLNMQSSKIVDDAEPMSCDAPNSVCPVEATRTSVSFQGASASVWGRIGSSKSRVGTKEKSNPTMSSFHFPDNQSKEDTDELIGSHSASSQGNQIIADDAIPRALEASLKAQADMRSIRRPSQKALRTLFVNGIPHKINRRESLLAHFQKFGEVTDIHIPINSERAFVQFSKREEAEAALKAPDAVMGNRFIKMWWANRDCVRNDNSTASGNGATVTPRGQPPTFFPSHPVATDRRTDASRTMFDGSSPLDLSKPVIADAPKVAPPSQRKLESLEHLREQMRKKQEILDQKRNEFKRRLNKFAKQATGPKGEVVTEQSAKRLKTSMASDVVKLASPQSSDADIGMSSPHAETTVDKNKQLVKTASQSPKANTPMRLQEPTGLRQSIQPSVPVNRYKLDNRPTAFRIIPPLPVGLANVAALKEHFLPYGELSTVELEDVEVNDSSEQEAHLNFTTRGAAEQAFIKGKCWKDHNLKFAWLAPTNSGNGNATVSRERSLSAPPREPLDTEGQSEEKLGNSVNHESIVSDGEHKYSETKSPSGLTKKEQDEDLQCTTSRVSSAEQSPKDNVC, encoded by the exons ATGGAGCTTAAAGCTTCATCTCCAAAACCAGAGTCTGTCGCGCCATCGGATTGCGCCAGTGATCCCGAAGAGAAGGAAGTGAGCGATGACGATGACGATGATAGGAATCATAAGCATCGGAGGAAGGAAGGTCATTCTCAGTCATTGGAGAGAGATGTTTTCGATCCTGCAATTAACAGACCATTCAGAAAGCGTAACAAAAATTTTGGGAACCGTCATCCATTTAGAGATAATGAATCTATGGCCTTTGAAACACTGAAATCTTACAGCGATGCCACCACAGATAAAGATTTTTATTCCAAGTTCGAAAGAAGGCGCCCTGGGATGACTTCAATTCCTCGAACACCTTTTGATATGAATCAAAGGTTACGACCAAACCAATCATTTGCTGGAGATCCTGGCGCTGGTAGGGGAAGAGGCAGGGAATCTGGTTTTTGGAATCATCGTGAATCTAGGTTCAGCTCAATTGATGTTGcttctcaaatggttcagcaggGATCCTTTCCTCCAGCCCTTTATACTGGACGTGGGTTACCAAATATATCAAATGCACAAAATGCATCTTGGAATACATTTGGTTTAATTCCAGCCGTACCCAACGGTGGCTTAGACATGCTTCATCCAATGGGTTTACAAGGAGCGCTCAGACCACCTATTAATTCATCTTTAAATGCGAATATTCCTCGTCAACGATGCAGAGATTTTGAGGAACGTGGATTTTGCCTGAGGGGGGACATGTGCCCTATGGAACATGGTGTTAATCGAATTGTCATTGAAGATGTTCAG AGTCTTTCACAGTTCAACCTTCCTGTTTCGCTTTCAAGTGCACACCTAATTGGAGCACCTGCTGGAGCTGGATCACTACATTCAGTAAATGCTTCAACCGCTTCAATGAACAGCAAATGTAAACCTGGAATTATTTCCAAGTCCGCTGTCAATGATGTTGGTTTGCCGATGGATGGTGAATATCCTGGTCCAGGTTGCACAAGTGGAGCTGATCTTTATGATCCAGATCAACCACTGTGGAATGATAGGGGTCTGGAATCTTCAAATGCACTCCTAAATATGCAGTCATCAAAGATTGTTGATGATGCCGAGCCTATGTCTTGTGATGCTCCAAATAGTGTTTGTCCAGTCGAAGCTACCAGAACCTCAGTCAGTTTTCAGGGTGCCAGTGCATCTGTCTGGGGCAGAATTGGTAGTTCAAAAAGTAGAGTTGGCACGAAAGAAAAATCTAACCCTACAATGAGCTCTTTCCATTTTCCTGATAATCAATCAAAGGAAGATACTGATGAATTAATAGGTTCTCACAGCGCCTCCAGTCAAGGTAACCAAATCATAGCAGATGATGCCATCCCAAGAGCCTTGGAAGCATCTTTGAAGGCACAGGCTGATATGCGTAGCATACGTAGACCATCACAGAAGGCATTGCGTACTCTATTTGTAAATGGGATACCTCATAAGATTAACAGGAGGGAATCTCTTCTTGCTCATTTTCAGAAGTTTGGGGAAGTTACCGACATTCATATTCCAATAAACAGTGAACGAGCTTTTGTCCAATTCTCCAAGAGGGAAGAGGCTGAAGCTGCTCTGAAGGCACCTGATGCTGTAATGGGCAATCGTTTCATCAAGATGTGGTGGGCCAATCGAGACTGTGTTCGTAATGATAATTCTACTGCAAGTGGGAATGGTGCAACTGTAACTCCCCGCGGGCAACCACCAACTTTCTTTCCATCTCATCCAGTGGCCACTGATAGGAGAACTGATGCTTCAAGGACTATGTTTGATGGATCATCACCGTTGGATTTATCAAAGCCAGTCATTGCAGATGCACCCAAGGTTGCGCCTCCTTCGCAGAGGAAGCTTGAAAGCTTAGAGCATCTAAGGGAACAAATGCGCAAGAAGCAGGAAATTCTGGACCAAAAGCGTAACGAGTTCAAGCGCCGGTTGAACAAATTTGCGAAACAA GCTACAGGACCCAAGGGTGAAGTTGTTACCGAGCAATCTGCCAAGAGACTTAAAACAAGCATGGCGTCTGATGTAGTCAAACTGGCTTCTCCTCAATCGTCTGATGCTGATATTGGTATGTCATCTCCACATGCAGAGACAACAGTGGATAAGAATAAACAGTTGGTCAAGACTGCTTCGCAAAGTCCTAAAGCAAATACACCAATGAGACTACAAGAACCTACAGGCTTGAGGCAGTCAATTCAACCATCAGTGCCTGTTAATAGATACAAATTGGATAACCGTCCCACTGCATTTAGAATCATCCCACCTTTGCCAGTTGGTCTAGCAAAT GTTGCTGCGTTGAAGGAACACTTCTTACCATATGGTGAACTTTCCACTGTAGAGCTAGAAGATGTGGAAGTCAATGACAGTAGCGAGCAAGAGGCACATCTAAATTTTACTACTCGTGGAGCAGCTGAGCAGGCCTTTATAAAAGGTAAATGCTGGAAAGATCATAACCTTAAATTCGCGTGGTTGGCACCTACCAATTCTGGCAATGGCAATGCCACAGTTAGTAGAGAACGTTCTCTATCTGCTCCTCCCAGGGAGCCTTTGGATACAGAAGGCCAATCTGAAGAAAAGTTGGGAAACTCTGtaaaccatgaatcaattgtGTCTGACGGTGAGCATAAATATTCTGAAACTAAAAGTCCTTCAGGGCTTACGAAAAAGGAACAAGATGAAGATCTCCAGTGTACCACCAGTCGAGTGTCTTCGGCCGAACAGTCACCAAAGGACAATGTCTGTTGA
- the LOC131647207 gene encoding uncharacterized protein LOC131647207 — protein sequence MRSHKKLTWTCHVGISYYLRVCTQRFLHLQHQPAYELQRMSRSASSEINSCGRKAPICGHHQPMRMFVSKSKSNPGRKYWKCRNWGKNDDCNGFQWDDEIDSEIVEGGSLAESEQLLEVMRNLGAEFGKNFVQEVGMSMNKMKIEKLKMKAAKDQKIINALTCTLIVSWLFFVFLFSSK from the exons ATGAGATCCCATAAAAAGCTGACATGGACTTGCCACGTTGGCATATCTTATTATTTGAG GGTTTGTACGCAGCGCTTCCTCCATCTACAACATCAACCTGCATACGAGCTTCAAAGAATGTCTCGAAGCGCAAGTTCAGAGATTAATAGCTGTGGGAGGAAAGCTCCAATCTGCGGGCACCATCAACCTATGCGAATGTTTGTGTCGAAATCGAAGTCAAACCCAGGAAGAAAATATTGGAAGTGTAGAAATTGGGGG AAGAATGATGATTGCAATGGGTTTCAATGGGACGATGAAATTGATAGTGAAATAGTTGAAGGTGGCTCTTTAGCTGAAAGTGAACAACTGTTAGAGGTTATGAGGAATTTGGGTGCAGAATTTGGGAAGAATTTTGTACAGGAGGTTGGGATGTCAATGAACAAGATGAagattgagaaattgaaaatgaagGCTGCAAAAGATCAGAAGATTATTAATGCCCTCACCTGCACTCTTATTGTATCttggttgttttttgtttttctgtttagTAGTAAGTAG